From Citricoccus sp. SGAir0253, a single genomic window includes:
- a CDS encoding ExeM/NucH family extracellular endonuclease, whose amino-acid sequence MSTLQRLAAAGASLALLSAAVVLPPAQASPAGDGIVISEAYTNGGSANAVYTHKFVELHNPTDAPVSLDGWSLQYRSATGTSAPTGTVELTGTIPAGGYYLIKGSSNGSAGQPLPTADATIGASFSGTTGTLVLSNQSAALTGLSTGSVTAGQDERVVDLLGYGTSNTFETAAAQSPAANSDPKSMNRAADGTDTDDNAADFRLSGTVTPMNATTEPGGPGTGTEPDPTPEDPAAPATITPIAEVQGTGDATALAGHSVTTRGVVTAVYSTGGYQGYYLQSAATGGEATDATPGASDGIFVYSRDTVGSVTIGDHVQVTGTAGEYHGLTQLSVPAGGLEVLAEGAAVEPTVLDFPLSEAEKEAHEGMLIAPAGEWTITDNYDVNSYGSLGIVPGDSPLLNPTTVAEPGDAARRVMAENAERLIVLDDGASTNFMRSPGNQGTLPYLDLDDPVRVGSGVDFTTPVVLDYRYGAWSFQPLTHLTDATAGQYQPARFEDTRPAEQSPAEVGGTASVATFNVLNYFTTLGDQYPDCRAYTDREGDPVTTNYCEPRGAYEQEDLERQQAKIVAAINGLDASVVGLEEIENSARFGQDRDHALAALVDALNADAGHAQWAYAASPAERPAAEDEDVIRNAFIYQPAQVRPVGESVILDDQVAFDNAREPLAQVFQAADGGASTRFIAITNHFKSKGSGSGEGNADTGDGQGASNADRVRQAEALVAFADRLRQDTGVERVLLMGDFNAYEQEDPIKVLEAAGYASQGTRTGEHTYAFNGSVGSLDGVFANAAAARDVTGADVWDINADESVAFEYSRHNYVAEQLYAPDQWRSSDHDPLKVGLDLAPAAAARGVDNPNRGPGNDSGLHLGQPRG is encoded by the coding sequence ATGTCCACCCTCCAGCGCCTGGCCGCGGCCGGCGCCTCCCTCGCACTGCTCTCCGCCGCCGTCGTCCTGCCGCCGGCCCAGGCCTCCCCCGCCGGTGACGGCATCGTCATCAGCGAGGCGTACACGAACGGCGGGTCGGCCAACGCGGTCTACACGCACAAGTTCGTCGAGCTCCACAACCCCACCGACGCGCCGGTCTCCCTGGACGGCTGGTCCCTGCAGTACCGCTCCGCCACCGGCACCTCCGCGCCGACCGGCACCGTCGAACTGACCGGCACCATCCCGGCCGGCGGCTACTACCTCATCAAGGGCTCCTCGAACGGCTCGGCCGGACAGCCGCTGCCCACGGCGGACGCGACCATCGGCGCGTCCTTCTCCGGCACCACCGGCACCCTCGTGCTGTCCAACCAGTCCGCCGCCCTCACCGGGCTGTCCACCGGCTCCGTCACGGCCGGGCAGGACGAGCGCGTGGTGGACCTGCTGGGCTACGGCACCTCCAACACCTTCGAGACCGCGGCGGCGCAGTCCCCCGCGGCGAACTCGGACCCGAAGTCCATGAACCGCGCCGCGGACGGGACGGACACGGACGACAACGCGGCCGACTTCCGCCTCTCCGGCACGGTGACCCCGATGAACGCCACCACGGAGCCGGGAGGGCCGGGCACCGGCACGGAGCCGGACCCCACGCCGGAGGACCCCGCGGCCCCCGCCACGATCACCCCCATCGCCGAGGTCCAGGGCACCGGGGACGCCACCGCGCTGGCCGGGCATTCCGTGACCACGCGCGGCGTGGTCACCGCGGTGTACTCGACCGGCGGCTACCAGGGCTACTACCTGCAGTCCGCGGCCACCGGCGGCGAGGCCACGGACGCGACCCCCGGTGCCTCGGACGGGATCTTCGTGTACTCGCGGGACACCGTGGGCTCGGTGACGATCGGCGACCACGTCCAGGTCACCGGCACCGCCGGCGAGTACCACGGCCTGACCCAGCTGAGCGTGCCGGCCGGCGGCCTGGAGGTCCTGGCCGAGGGCGCCGCCGTCGAGCCCACGGTGCTGGACTTCCCGCTCTCGGAGGCCGAGAAGGAGGCCCACGAGGGGATGCTGATCGCCCCGGCGGGCGAGTGGACCATCACGGACAACTACGACGTGAACTCCTACGGCTCCCTGGGCATCGTGCCCGGGGACAGCCCGCTGCTGAACCCCACCACGGTCGCCGAGCCCGGGGACGCCGCGCGGCGCGTCATGGCGGAGAACGCCGAGCGGCTCATCGTGCTGGACGACGGCGCGAGCACCAACTTCATGCGCTCCCCCGGCAACCAGGGCACCCTGCCCTACCTGGACCTGGACGACCCGGTGCGCGTGGGCTCCGGCGTGGACTTCACCACCCCCGTGGTCCTGGACTACCGCTACGGCGCGTGGAGCTTCCAGCCGCTGACCCACCTCACGGACGCCACGGCCGGGCAGTACCAGCCGGCCCGGTTCGAGGACACCCGCCCGGCGGAGCAGTCCCCGGCCGAGGTGGGCGGCACGGCCTCCGTCGCCACGTTCAACGTGCTGAACTACTTCACCACCCTCGGGGACCAGTACCCCGACTGCCGCGCCTACACCGACCGCGAGGGCGACCCGGTGACCACGAACTACTGCGAGCCCCGCGGGGCGTACGAGCAGGAGGACCTCGAGCGCCAGCAGGCCAAGATCGTCGCGGCGATCAACGGCCTGGACGCCTCCGTGGTGGGCCTCGAGGAGATCGAGAACTCCGCGCGGTTCGGCCAGGACCGCGACCACGCCCTGGCCGCGCTGGTGGACGCCCTGAACGCCGACGCCGGCCACGCCCAGTGGGCGTACGCGGCCTCGCCGGCCGAGCGCCCCGCCGCCGAGGACGAGGACGTCATCCGCAACGCCTTCATCTACCAGCCCGCGCAGGTCCGGCCCGTGGGCGAGTCGGTCATCCTCGACGACCAGGTCGCCTTCGACAATGCCCGCGAGCCGCTGGCCCAGGTGTTCCAGGCGGCCGACGGCGGCGCGTCCACCCGGTTCATCGCCATCACCAACCACTTCAAGTCCAAGGGCTCGGGCTCCGGCGAGGGCAACGCGGACACCGGCGACGGGCAGGGCGCGTCCAACGCGGACCGCGTCCGGCAGGCCGAGGCGCTCGTGGCCTTCGCGGACCGGCTGCGCCAGGACACCGGCGTGGAGCGCGTGCTGCTGATGGGCGACTTCAACGCCTACGAGCAGGAGGACCCGATCAAGGTCCTCGAGGCCGCCGGCTACGCCTCCCAGGGGACGCGCACGGGCGAGCACACCTACGCCTTCAACGGCTCCGTGGGCTCGCTGGACGGCGTGTTCGCCAACGCCGCCGCGGCGCGGGACGTGACCGGCGCGGACGTGTGGGACATCAACGCGGACGAGTCGGTGGCCTTCGAGTACTCGCGCCACAACTACGTGGCCGAGCAGCTCTACGCCCCGGACCAGTGGCGGTCCTCGGACCACGACCCGCTCAAGGTGGGCCTGGACCTCGCCCCGGCCGCCGCGGCACGCGGGGTGGACAACCCGAACCGCGGCCCCGGCAACGACAGCGGCCTGCACCTCGGGCAGCCGCGCGGCTGA
- a CDS encoding HAD family hydrolase translates to MTAAHPGRDLRLRRPLRLAVLDMSGTTVDEGGLQDEAFGAAIGREGIEPGTTRHETMVGYFREARGTARHEIFGSLFAEDPEAARRANQSFEDTYDRLLAERGVRPVEGAAEAMAGLREAGLRIVLTTGFARHTQNMILESLGWMGVSDLSLCPSDAGRGVPYPDMILTALLALDLDDVRSVMVVGDTVGDIRAGQRAGAGLTVGVLTGYHDEGALTGAGASVVVPSVREVPALVAGR, encoded by the coding sequence ATGACTGCCGCCCACCCGGGACGGGACCTGCGCCTGCGGCGCCCGCTGAGGCTCGCGGTGCTGGACATGTCCGGCACCACCGTGGACGAGGGCGGCCTGCAGGACGAGGCCTTCGGCGCCGCGATCGGCCGGGAGGGCATCGAGCCGGGCACCACGCGCCACGAGACGATGGTCGGGTACTTCCGCGAGGCGCGCGGCACCGCCCGCCACGAGATCTTCGGCTCCCTCTTCGCCGAGGACCCGGAGGCCGCACGGCGGGCCAACCAGTCCTTCGAGGACACGTACGACCGGCTGCTCGCCGAGCGCGGGGTGCGCCCCGTGGAGGGCGCCGCCGAGGCGATGGCCGGGCTGCGCGAGGCCGGGCTGAGGATCGTGCTCACCACCGGCTTCGCCCGGCACACCCAGAACATGATCCTGGAGTCCCTCGGCTGGATGGGCGTCTCCGACCTGAGCCTGTGCCCCTCGGACGCCGGCCGGGGTGTCCCCTACCCGGACATGATCCTCACCGCCTTGCTGGCCCTGGACCTCGACGACGTGCGCTCGGTCATGGTTGTGGGGGACACGGTCGGGGACATCCGCGCCGGCCAGCGCGCCGGAGCCGGGCTCACCGTCGGCGTGCTCACCGGCTACCACGACGAGGGGGCGCTCACCGGGGCCGGGGCCTCCGTCGTCGTTCCCTCGGTGCGCGAGGTGCCCGCGCTCGTCGCCGGGCGCTGA
- a CDS encoding NAD(P)H-quinone oxidoreductase, whose product MSTHPTMQAIEYTGAGGREAVSVVELPVPTPGPGEVLVKVAAAGINRADLLQRAGNYPVPPGASSVPGLEVSGTIEETGAGVGPWEFGTPVCALLTGGGYAEYVTVPAGQVVPVPDGVSLTDAAGLPEVAATCWSNLAMEAGVQAGEWVLVHGGTGGIGSFALQLLKGIGARPLATAGGPEKVRRCLELGAEAAIDHRAEDFVERVREITGGHGADVVLDVMGAKYLERNVEVLARGGRLVVIGLQGGATGTLPLADLMGRNGSVTGTLLRPRPVAEKAEIMRRVREEVWPLVASGAIRTTTDATFPLERAAEAQDRFEAADRTGKVLLVTEQHAAKAER is encoded by the coding sequence ATGAGCACCCATCCCACCATGCAGGCCATCGAGTACACGGGCGCGGGCGGACGCGAGGCCGTGTCCGTCGTGGAGCTCCCCGTGCCCACCCCGGGCCCCGGCGAGGTGCTCGTGAAGGTGGCGGCCGCCGGCATCAACCGGGCGGACCTGCTCCAGCGGGCCGGGAACTACCCGGTGCCGCCCGGTGCCTCCTCCGTGCCCGGGCTGGAGGTCTCCGGGACGATCGAGGAGACCGGGGCCGGCGTCGGGCCCTGGGAGTTCGGCACCCCGGTGTGCGCGCTGCTGACCGGCGGGGGCTACGCGGAGTACGTGACGGTCCCGGCGGGCCAGGTGGTCCCCGTGCCGGACGGCGTCTCCCTCACCGATGCGGCCGGGCTGCCGGAGGTCGCGGCCACCTGCTGGTCCAACCTCGCCATGGAGGCCGGGGTGCAGGCGGGGGAGTGGGTCCTGGTGCACGGCGGCACGGGCGGGATCGGCTCGTTCGCCCTGCAACTGCTCAAGGGGATCGGCGCCCGCCCCCTGGCCACGGCCGGCGGCCCGGAGAAGGTCCGGCGGTGCCTCGAGCTGGGGGCGGAGGCCGCGATCGACCACCGCGCGGAGGACTTCGTGGAGCGCGTGCGGGAGATCACCGGCGGGCACGGGGCGGACGTGGTCCTGGACGTCATGGGCGCCAAGTACCTGGAGCGCAACGTGGAGGTGCTCGCGCGCGGCGGCCGGCTCGTGGTCATCGGCCTGCAGGGCGGGGCGACCGGCACCCTGCCCCTGGCCGACCTCATGGGCCGCAACGGCTCGGTCACCGGCACCCTGCTGCGCCCGCGGCCGGTGGCGGAGAAGGCCGAGATCATGCGCCGGGTGCGCGAGGAGGTCTGGCCGCTGGTGGCCTCCGGTGCCATCCGCACGACGACGGACGCCACCTTCCCGCTGGAGCGCGCGGCCGAGGCGCAGGACCGGTTCGAGGCGGCGGACCGCACCGGCAAGGTCCTGCTGGTCACCGAGCAGCACGCCGCCAAGGCGGAGCGGTGA
- a CDS encoding FAD/NAD(P)-binding domain-containing protein, whose translation MPPSPATPDRATIAVVGAGPRGTSFLERLLAVVEEAAECRSGQPGPAPGGRPVDVVVLDPQRPGPGRVWRTDQSPQFLMNTPSFFPTAAAAGTPGLRPSSVGLTFDQWRMANPDRAGDLDRSDYPPRAVYGLYLEDLYGEVTAALEAHDAVGTVSWVPAEVVGLIPGPAGGATLTLDDGATLVADAVVLGLGHVPARPTREQQLLSAAATELGLHYRGPHLPAELDWDTLPAGEDVLVRGMGLNFFDAMAQLTLGRGGTFEPTGEGPGRTLRYVPSGREPVLHPASRRGTCYLPKAELDAFVPHAVSLKYLTREAVERLQAEHGVLDFAVHLWPLVHRDVVRAYYFTLVRTRPKVLGGAERAGEFLAALVGQFEAAGRGEPVTARHAQELLAEYQPGMPFLDIRALGRPFERRVYDSGEEYQREVAGFLEGVCAEAAAGEDSPLMVAIGTLHAARLLVKRLVAERRITDASRRRDVSGWFESLVEGLASGPPLLRVEQLLALARAGLVRFVGPDPQFEPDAGRARFTVSSPQVGGGEEAQDVQSGTWLVEAMMPANRVQQSASPLVSSMLAAGTAVPYTVEDEDGELLPGRGFDVTERPYRLRAADGTVHGSVFVLGLQLASVQWGTAIAAEAGEDPDGRARTLGDADAAARAAWGIVTS comes from the coding sequence ATGCCGCCGTCCCCCGCCACCCCGGACCGGGCCACCATCGCGGTCGTGGGAGCCGGCCCGCGCGGGACCTCCTTCCTGGAACGGCTCCTGGCCGTGGTCGAGGAGGCGGCGGAGTGCCGCTCCGGGCAGCCGGGGCCCGCTCCCGGCGGCCGGCCGGTGGACGTCGTCGTGCTGGACCCGCAGCGTCCCGGCCCCGGGCGCGTGTGGCGCACCGACCAGTCACCCCAGTTCCTGATGAACACCCCCTCCTTCTTCCCGACGGCGGCCGCCGCCGGCACCCCGGGCCTGCGCCCGTCCTCCGTGGGGCTGACCTTCGACCAGTGGCGCATGGCGAACCCGGACCGGGCCGGGGACCTGGACCGCTCCGACTACCCGCCGCGCGCCGTCTACGGCCTCTACCTGGAGGACCTGTACGGGGAGGTGACGGCCGCGCTCGAGGCGCACGACGCCGTCGGGACCGTGTCCTGGGTGCCCGCCGAGGTGGTGGGCCTGATCCCCGGCCCCGCGGGCGGGGCCACGCTCACCCTCGACGACGGGGCCACCCTCGTGGCCGACGCCGTGGTGCTCGGCCTCGGCCACGTGCCGGCCCGGCCGACCCGCGAGCAGCAGCTGCTGTCCGCCGCGGCCACGGAGCTCGGCCTGCACTACCGCGGCCCCCACCTGCCGGCCGAGCTCGACTGGGACACCCTGCCCGCCGGCGAGGACGTGCTCGTGCGGGGCATGGGGCTGAACTTCTTCGACGCGATGGCGCAGCTGACCCTGGGCCGGGGCGGGACGTTCGAGCCGACGGGCGAGGGGCCCGGGCGGACGCTGCGCTACGTGCCCTCCGGGCGGGAGCCGGTGCTGCACCCGGCCTCCCGGCGGGGGACCTGCTACCTGCCCAAGGCCGAGCTGGACGCCTTCGTGCCCCACGCGGTGTCCCTGAAGTACCTGACCCGGGAGGCCGTGGAGCGGCTGCAGGCCGAGCACGGCGTGCTGGACTTCGCCGTGCACCTGTGGCCGCTGGTCCACCGGGACGTGGTGCGCGCCTACTACTTCACGCTCGTGCGGACCCGGCCGAAGGTGCTCGGTGGGGCCGAGCGGGCGGGCGAGTTCCTCGCGGCCCTCGTGGGGCAGTTCGAGGCCGCCGGCCGGGGCGAGCCCGTGACCGCCCGCCACGCGCAGGAGCTGCTGGCCGAGTACCAGCCGGGCATGCCGTTCCTGGACATCCGCGCCCTGGGCCGGCCCTTCGAGCGCCGCGTCTACGACTCGGGCGAGGAGTACCAGCGGGAGGTCGCCGGCTTCCTCGAGGGCGTGTGCGCGGAGGCCGCCGCCGGCGAGGACTCCCCGCTCATGGTGGCGATCGGCACCCTGCACGCCGCCCGGCTGCTGGTCAAGCGGCTCGTCGCCGAGCGGCGGATCACGGACGCCTCGCGCCGCCGGGACGTCTCCGGCTGGTTCGAGTCCCTCGTGGAGGGCCTGGCCTCCGGTCCGCCGCTGCTGCGCGTGGAGCAGCTGCTGGCGCTGGCCCGGGCGGGCCTGGTCCGGTTCGTGGGCCCGGACCCCCAGTTCGAGCCCGACGCCGGCCGGGCCCGGTTCACCGTGTCCAGCCCGCAGGTGGGCGGCGGGGAGGAGGCCCAGGACGTGCAGAGCGGGACGTGGCTCGTGGAGGCGATGATGCCCGCCAACCGCGTGCAGCAGTCCGCCTCCCCGCTGGTGTCCTCGATGCTCGCCGCCGGCACCGCGGTCCCGTACACCGTGGAGGACGAGGACGGCGAGCTGCTGCCGGGCCGCGGCTTCGACGTCACCGAGCGCCCGTACCGGCTGCGCGCGGCGGACGGCACGGTGCACGGCTCCGTGTTCGTCCTCGGCCTGCAGCTGGCCTCGGTGCAGTGGGGCACCGCCATCGCGGCCGAGGCCGGCGAGGATCCCGACGGCCGGGCCCGCACCCTGGGTGACGCGGACGCCGCCGCGCGGGCGGCCTGGGGGATCGTCACCTCCTGA